A region of Zeugodacus cucurbitae isolate PBARC_wt_2022May chromosome 5, idZeuCucr1.2, whole genome shotgun sequence DNA encodes the following proteins:
- the LOC105215471 gene encoding MICAL-like protein 1 isoform X1, with product MGERRGTKALELWCRRMTDGYPGVKIDNMTTSWRDGLAFCAMIHHFRPDLIEFDKLNKSDVYYNNELAFTTAEKYLGIPALLDAVDMATYEVPDRLSILTYLSQFYQVFAAQDSPNRLKRPSPAASAEKTQITKAAGPPPKMAHVVGVPKRDPCQKCQLPVFLAERLLVGKKVYHRTCLKCARCGSQLTPGSFYETEVDGEYCCETCPDEEVQLNAPAAGEELAVGDVQLRQPSAEQTPTSSSSLNAALPKNVRSSIADRLAFFEQSKKDAVASDSSEAATSSKFLLQKSVSDEEKSKSLQRMEAPTTSAYKMNSALSSFLNDTIDGEGDDGESLTNTVDSKSGTETQMETSDTENETDAETSLDDVAPALPKTEPPKVTPEGSDVEREKAQSPTPDNRRFTATAQLQLGAANKENMENVEPTKKTTPTSNSSTGTPVAKKRTQVQLNLTAAKTAEDTAAAAPTPPQARAELQADNANNNGQHKDASKDVSTKTPEQKAQSSLTATNNLVLSEPNSNEDVTKDQNAATNVIAAATTTTSNAEKLETLRANLRELDTESGTENMDMSVEKSVEMRIKSLESPEDVATTERLSVVRARLQQFEVIANKRNNNAEEEKQADNDTRNDNNTTLNTEDKLSEPETDNTNIDKDKKLMNVDAEEENNTVAPATPPPATPTSNAASATESLTKVNLEDEAKLRAIETEKADKIETKANEIKESLVNEVPLEMETAKDNNIVLDVSEREAKPEPKTQVAAPRIEISAAETNEDATMVDTQPKQETPNTDGATKIPADASSKAPEATTAENLATTPSKVSTVAYPEDLNPFKSEDEDDECVANKETLQKQQVALRTPQPRAVSNSSAVAKSAEKTQNLNPFDSSDDEIELEKPSSRTSTAASTPTGGKVPPPRPPPPRISRNPFGEETDEEAASQFSRHSSLSSSLTKKTPVPTPRTNLSQSQNPTPEPTPRLSNKSAQSISPYILQNSSDYYGSANSLGSTPQSLQRNTDLRGSNNSLTSSAGGTIRSRKSRKAPAPPTPLAKELFPTATPPPPSATSTIPSDRQTDSSKASTPSSSTVGTPKMSRKKRPAPAPPKPARLDPSLLPTESPAAQHTNGTAPKNSLNYPLQSETSDSKLSDEEKALLEGNKQLSMDSMKLMTTANDDELSSQASRRSSRRIIPLDASLLLDDDEHLDADANADGDGKCDDAKQKQQLLRYSEQEETNVVYRRVIVPPCLETPTRESNSLLDGGLHDRQLEKLKDNKEAQNRNRQSQISASSGAEDCDITTTPYNKSAHGKWKRRKGPAPALPIPPRKVLQMLPLQEIRHELDIIEVQQQGLEKQGVILEKMIRDRCEGQNGELLGANSTAEDAPDGKKTSTSGGEGVQNSKEVEDLILQLFELVNEKNELFRRQAELMYLRRQHRLEQEQADLEYEIRVLMAQPERNKTDSDKAREETLIARLVEVVQLRNEVVECLEMDRLREAEEDLSIKQRLELHTAQREEDTDSRKITSKLSKKEKKKQKESKKLSKSKKIDADKDADESELNMDKQKLKKKKKKFLF from the exons ATGGCCCACGTTGTCGGCGTACCCAAGCGagatccgtgccaaaaatgtcAATTGCCTGTGTTTCTCGCCGAACGCCTATTGGTCGGCAAGAAAGTCTATCATCGCACGTGTCTGAAATGTGCGCGTTGCGGCTCACAACTGACACCAGGCAGCTTCTATGAGACCGAGGTGGATGGCGAGTACTGCTGTGAGACTTGCCCTGACGAGGAGGTGCAATTGAATGCGCCCGCTGCTGGTGAAGAACTAGCCGTTGGCGATGTGCAATTGCGTCAACCAAGTGCAGAGCAAACACCAACGAGCAGCAGCAGTCTCAATGCAGCGCTACCGAAGAATGTGCGTAGCTCCATAGCCGATCGGTTGGCGTTCTTCGAACAGTCGAAGAAAGATGCGGTCGCCAGTGATAGCAGTGAAGCAGCTACAAGCAGTAAATTTTTGCTGCAGAAAAGCGTTTCGGACGAAGAAAAGAGTAAGAGTCTGCAACGCATGGAAGCGCCCACAACATCGGCATACAAAATGAACAGCGCGCTTAGTAGCTTTCTCAATGACACCATCGACGGTGAGGGCGATGACGGCGAGAGTCTAACCAATACTGTGGACAGTAAATCAGGCACCGAAACGCAAATGGAGACCTCAGACACTGAGAATGAAACCGATGCCGAGACAAGTTTGGATGACGTAGCGCCAGCATTGCCCAAGACCGAACCACCAAAGGTCACGCCGGAGGGTAGTGATGTTGAGAGAGAGAAAGCGCAGTCACCCACTCCAGATAATAGAAGATTTACAGCTACTGCACAACTACAACTTGGAGCAGCCAACAAGGAAAACATGGAAAACGTAGAGCCGACTAAAAAGACAACACCGACAAGTAACAGCAGCACTGGCACCCCAGTCGCGAAGAAGCGGACACAGGTGCAGTTGAATTTGACAGCAGCAAAAACAGCGGAAGACACAGCGGCAGCAGCTCCAACGCCACCGCAAGCACGCGCCGAGCTACAAGCcgacaatgccaacaacaatggcCAACACAAGGACGCTTCGAAAGATGTGTCTACAAAAACACCAGAACAAAAAGCGCAAAGCAGCCTaacagcaacaaataatttagttttaagtgAACCTAATTCTAATGAAGATGTTACCAAAGACCAAAATGCAGCTACAAACGTAATTGCGGCAGCAACAACCACGACGTCGAATGCAGAGAAACTCGAGACACTGCGTGCCAACCTCCGCGAATTGGATACGGAGAGCGGCACCGAGAATATGGACATGTCCGTGGAGAAGTCTGTTGAAATGCGCATAAAGTCACTGGAGTCGCCGGAGGATGTGGCAACGACCGAACGACTCAGTGTGGTGCGTGCGCGTCTGCAACAATTCGAAGTAATTGCAAACAAACGTAATAATAACGCTGAGGAGGAGAAGCAAGCCGATAATGATACACGTAATGATAATAATACAACACTAAACACTGAAGATAAGCTAAGTGAACCTGAAACCGATAATACTAACATTGATAAAGATAAGAAACTAATGAATGTGGATGCTGAGGAGGAGAACAACACGGTTGCGCCGGCTACGCCGCCACCAGCCACGCCCACAAGCAATGCAGCAAGTGCAACTGAAAGTTTGACTAAAGTAAATCTCGAAGACGAAGCGAAATTACGAGCAATAGAAACGGAGAAGGCTGATAAAATTGAAACTAAAGCAAATGAAATCAAGGAATCACTCGTAAATGAAGTGCCTTTGGAAATGGAAACAGCAAAAGACAATAATATAGTATTAGATGTAAGCGAGCGCGAAGCCAAGCCGGAACCGAAAACACAAGTGGCAGCACCGAGAATAGAAATAAGTGCAGCGGAGACTAACGAAGACGCAACAATGGTGGATACACAACCAAAACAGGAGACTCCAAACACTGATGGCGCCACCAAAATACCAGCAGATGCATCCAGCAAGGCCCCCGAAGCCACTACAGCCGAAAATCTGGCAACTACACCTAGCAAAGTTAGCACCGTAGCATATCCTGAAGACTTAAATCCCTTCAAATCCGAGGACGAAGATGACGAATGCGTGGCGAACAAGGAAAccctacaaaaacaacaagtggcGCTAAGAACACCACAACCGCGTGCTGTCAGCAACAGCAGCGCAGTCGCCAAATCAGCAGAGAAGACGCAAAATCTGAATCCTTTCGATAGTTCCGATGATGAGATTGAGTTGGAGAAGCCATCATCACGCACCTCAACGGCCGCTTCTACGCCTACAGGCGGCAAAGTGCCGCCACCGCGTCCACCACCACCGCGCATATCGCGCAATCCATTCGGCGAAGAGACTGACGAAGAGGCCGCGTCGCAATTTTCACGTCACTCCAGTTTGTCATCATCGCTGACGAAGAAGACGCCCGTGCCCACGCCGCGCACCAATCT ATCACAATCACAAAATCCCACACCGGAACCCACGCCACGTCTCAGCAACAAATCCGCACAATCCATCTCACCGTACATTCTGCAAAATTCCAGCGATTACTATGGCAGCGCCAATTCGCTCGGCAGCACACCGCAGAGCCTGCAACGCAACACAGACCTGCGCGGCTCGAATAACTCCCTCACTTCATCAGCTGGTGGCACAATACGTTCGCGCAAATCACGCAAAGCGCCCGCGCCGCCCACACCGCTCGCCAAGGAGTTATTCCCCACAGCCACACCACCGCCGCCATCGGCGACGTCGACCATCCCAAGCGATCGCCAGACCGACAGCTCCAAAGCATCCACACCGAGTTCGAGCACTGTCGGCACACCGAAAATGAGTCGTAAGAAGCGTCCCGCGCCGGCGCCACCAAAGCCCGCGCGCCTTGATCCCAGTTTGCTGCCCACAGAATCGCCCGCAGCACAGCATACAAACGGTACGGCGCCAAAAAACTCGCTTAATTACCCTCTGCAAAGTGAAACATCCGACTCGAAGCTATCCGACGAAGAGAAAGCATTGTTGGAGGGTAACAAACAGTTGTCCATGGACAGCATGAAGTTGATGACGACAGCCAACGATGATGAGCTGAGCAGCCAGGCCAGTCGGCGCAGCTCACGTCGTATCATACCGTTAGATGCCAGTCTATTGCTGGACGATGATGAACACTTGGACGCGGACGCTAACGCCGATGGCGACGGCAAGTGTGATGATGCGAAACAGAAGCAACAGCTATTGCGTTATAGCGAGCAAGAGGAGACGAATGTCGTGTATCGGCGTGTCATTGTGCCGCCCTGCCTAGAGACGCCGACACGCGAGTCCAACTCGCTGCTCGATGGCGGGCTGCACGATCGCCAATTGGAGAAGTTGAAGGACAATAAAGAGGCGCAGAATCGCAATCGGCAATCACAAATTTCCGCTTCTTCAGGCGCAGAAGACTGCGACATCACCACGACGCCATATAACAAATCAGCGCACGGCAAGTGGAAGCGTCGTAAGGGACCAGCGCCAGCATTGCCCATACCGCCGCGCAAGGTGTTGCAAATGTTGCCGCTGCAAGAGATTCGCCACGAATTGGACATAATCGAAGTGCAGCAACAGGGTCTGGAGAAGCAAGGTGTTATTTTGGAGAAAATGATACGCGATCGTTGCGAGGGACAAAATGGTGAACTCTTGGGCGCCAACAGCACAGCGGAAGATGCGCCAGACGGCAAGAAAACAAGCACAAGTGGCGGGGAGGGTGTGCAGAACTCGAAGGAGGTCGAGGATCTCATACTGCAATTGTTCGAGTTGGTTAACGAGAAGAACGAACTGTTTCGTCGGCAAGCCGAACTCATGTACCT CCGCCGCCAACATCGTTTGGAGCAGGAGCAAGCCGATTTGGAATATGAAATACGCGTGCTGATGGCGCAACCGGAACGCAATAAGACGGATTCGGATAAAGCGCGTGAAGAAACGCTCATAGCACGCTTAGTAGAGGTGGTGCAGTTGCGTAATGAGGTCGTGGAATGTCTGGAAATGGATCGACTGCGCGAAGCCGAAGAAGATTTG AGTATTAAACAACGTTTAGAATTGCATACCGCGCAGCGTGAAGAAGACACCGATTCGCGGAAGATCACATCCAAACTTTCCAAAAAGGAAAAGAAGAAACAGAAGGAGTCGAAAAAGCTGAGCAAAAGCAAGAAAATCGATGCGGACAAG GATGCTGATGAATCCGAACTAAATATGGATAAACAgaaattgaagaagaagaagaagaaatttctCTTTTAA
- the LOC105215471 gene encoding MICAL-like protein 1 isoform X2 — protein MGERRGTKALELWCRRMTDGYPGVKIDNMTTSWRDGLAFCAMIHHFRPDLIEFDKLNKSDVYYNNELAFTTAEKYLGIPALLDAVDMATYEVPDRLSILTYLSQFYQVFAAQDSPNRLKRPSPAASAEKTQITKAAGPPPKMAHVVGVPKRDPCQKCQLPVFLAERLLVGKKVYHRTCLKCARCGSQLTPGSFYETEVDGEYCCETCPDEEVQLNAPAAGEELAVGDVQLRQPSAEQTPTSSSSLNAALPKNVRSSIADRLAFFEQSKKDAVASDSSEAATSSKFLLQKSVSDEEKSKSLQRMEAPTTSAYKMNSALSSFLNDTIDGEGDDGESLTNTVDSKSGTETQMETSDTENETDAETSLDDVAPALPKTEPPKVTPEGSDVEREKAQSPTPDNRRFTATAQLQLGAANKENMENVEPTKKTTPTSNSSTGTPVAKKRTQVQLNLTAAKTAEDTAAAAPTPPQARAELQADNANNNGQHKDASKDVSTKTPEQKAQSSLTATNNLVLSEPNSNEDVTKDQNAATNVIAAATTTTSNAEKLETLRANLRELDTESGTENMDMSVEKSVEMRIKSLESPEDVATTERLSVVRARLQQFEVIANKRNNNAEEEKQADNDTRNDNNTTLNTEDKLSEPETDNTNIDKDKKLMNVDAEEENNTVAPATPPPATPTSNAASATESLTKVNLEDEAKLRAIETEKADKIETKANEIKESLVNEVPLEMETAKDNNIVLDVSEREAKPEPKTQVAAPRIEISAAETNEDATMVDTQPKQETPNTDGATKIPADASSKAPEATTAENLATTPSKVSTVAYPEDLNPFKSEDEDDECVANKETLQKQQVALRTPQPRAVSNSSAVAKSAEKTQNLNPFDSSDDEIELEKPSSRTSTAASTPTGGKVPPPRPPPPRISRNPFGEETDEEAASQFSRHSSLSSSLTKKTPVPTPRTNLDYYGSANSLGSTPQSLQRNTDLRGSNNSLTSSAGGTIRSRKSRKAPAPPTPLAKELFPTATPPPPSATSTIPSDRQTDSSKASTPSSSTVGTPKMSRKKRPAPAPPKPARLDPSLLPTESPAAQHTNGTAPKNSLNYPLQSETSDSKLSDEEKALLEGNKQLSMDSMKLMTTANDDELSSQASRRSSRRIIPLDASLLLDDDEHLDADANADGDGKCDDAKQKQQLLRYSEQEETNVVYRRVIVPPCLETPTRESNSLLDGGLHDRQLEKLKDNKEAQNRNRQSQISASSGAEDCDITTTPYNKSAHGKWKRRKGPAPALPIPPRKVLQMLPLQEIRHELDIIEVQQQGLEKQGVILEKMIRDRCEGQNGELLGANSTAEDAPDGKKTSTSGGEGVQNSKEVEDLILQLFELVNEKNELFRRQAELMYLRRQHRLEQEQADLEYEIRVLMAQPERNKTDSDKAREETLIARLVEVVQLRNEVVECLEMDRLREAEEDLSIKQRLELHTAQREEDTDSRKITSKLSKKEKKKQKESKKLSKSKKIDADKDADESELNMDKQKLKKKKKKFLF, from the exons ATGGCCCACGTTGTCGGCGTACCCAAGCGagatccgtgccaaaaatgtcAATTGCCTGTGTTTCTCGCCGAACGCCTATTGGTCGGCAAGAAAGTCTATCATCGCACGTGTCTGAAATGTGCGCGTTGCGGCTCACAACTGACACCAGGCAGCTTCTATGAGACCGAGGTGGATGGCGAGTACTGCTGTGAGACTTGCCCTGACGAGGAGGTGCAATTGAATGCGCCCGCTGCTGGTGAAGAACTAGCCGTTGGCGATGTGCAATTGCGTCAACCAAGTGCAGAGCAAACACCAACGAGCAGCAGCAGTCTCAATGCAGCGCTACCGAAGAATGTGCGTAGCTCCATAGCCGATCGGTTGGCGTTCTTCGAACAGTCGAAGAAAGATGCGGTCGCCAGTGATAGCAGTGAAGCAGCTACAAGCAGTAAATTTTTGCTGCAGAAAAGCGTTTCGGACGAAGAAAAGAGTAAGAGTCTGCAACGCATGGAAGCGCCCACAACATCGGCATACAAAATGAACAGCGCGCTTAGTAGCTTTCTCAATGACACCATCGACGGTGAGGGCGATGACGGCGAGAGTCTAACCAATACTGTGGACAGTAAATCAGGCACCGAAACGCAAATGGAGACCTCAGACACTGAGAATGAAACCGATGCCGAGACAAGTTTGGATGACGTAGCGCCAGCATTGCCCAAGACCGAACCACCAAAGGTCACGCCGGAGGGTAGTGATGTTGAGAGAGAGAAAGCGCAGTCACCCACTCCAGATAATAGAAGATTTACAGCTACTGCACAACTACAACTTGGAGCAGCCAACAAGGAAAACATGGAAAACGTAGAGCCGACTAAAAAGACAACACCGACAAGTAACAGCAGCACTGGCACCCCAGTCGCGAAGAAGCGGACACAGGTGCAGTTGAATTTGACAGCAGCAAAAACAGCGGAAGACACAGCGGCAGCAGCTCCAACGCCACCGCAAGCACGCGCCGAGCTACAAGCcgacaatgccaacaacaatggcCAACACAAGGACGCTTCGAAAGATGTGTCTACAAAAACACCAGAACAAAAAGCGCAAAGCAGCCTaacagcaacaaataatttagttttaagtgAACCTAATTCTAATGAAGATGTTACCAAAGACCAAAATGCAGCTACAAACGTAATTGCGGCAGCAACAACCACGACGTCGAATGCAGAGAAACTCGAGACACTGCGTGCCAACCTCCGCGAATTGGATACGGAGAGCGGCACCGAGAATATGGACATGTCCGTGGAGAAGTCTGTTGAAATGCGCATAAAGTCACTGGAGTCGCCGGAGGATGTGGCAACGACCGAACGACTCAGTGTGGTGCGTGCGCGTCTGCAACAATTCGAAGTAATTGCAAACAAACGTAATAATAACGCTGAGGAGGAGAAGCAAGCCGATAATGATACACGTAATGATAATAATACAACACTAAACACTGAAGATAAGCTAAGTGAACCTGAAACCGATAATACTAACATTGATAAAGATAAGAAACTAATGAATGTGGATGCTGAGGAGGAGAACAACACGGTTGCGCCGGCTACGCCGCCACCAGCCACGCCCACAAGCAATGCAGCAAGTGCAACTGAAAGTTTGACTAAAGTAAATCTCGAAGACGAAGCGAAATTACGAGCAATAGAAACGGAGAAGGCTGATAAAATTGAAACTAAAGCAAATGAAATCAAGGAATCACTCGTAAATGAAGTGCCTTTGGAAATGGAAACAGCAAAAGACAATAATATAGTATTAGATGTAAGCGAGCGCGAAGCCAAGCCGGAACCGAAAACACAAGTGGCAGCACCGAGAATAGAAATAAGTGCAGCGGAGACTAACGAAGACGCAACAATGGTGGATACACAACCAAAACAGGAGACTCCAAACACTGATGGCGCCACCAAAATACCAGCAGATGCATCCAGCAAGGCCCCCGAAGCCACTACAGCCGAAAATCTGGCAACTACACCTAGCAAAGTTAGCACCGTAGCATATCCTGAAGACTTAAATCCCTTCAAATCCGAGGACGAAGATGACGAATGCGTGGCGAACAAGGAAAccctacaaaaacaacaagtggcGCTAAGAACACCACAACCGCGTGCTGTCAGCAACAGCAGCGCAGTCGCCAAATCAGCAGAGAAGACGCAAAATCTGAATCCTTTCGATAGTTCCGATGATGAGATTGAGTTGGAGAAGCCATCATCACGCACCTCAACGGCCGCTTCTACGCCTACAGGCGGCAAAGTGCCGCCACCGCGTCCACCACCACCGCGCATATCGCGCAATCCATTCGGCGAAGAGACTGACGAAGAGGCCGCGTCGCAATTTTCACGTCACTCCAGTTTGTCATCATCGCTGACGAAGAAGACGCCCGTGCCCACGCCGCGCACCAATCT CGATTACTATGGCAGCGCCAATTCGCTCGGCAGCACACCGCAGAGCCTGCAACGCAACACAGACCTGCGCGGCTCGAATAACTCCCTCACTTCATCAGCTGGTGGCACAATACGTTCGCGCAAATCACGCAAAGCGCCCGCGCCGCCCACACCGCTCGCCAAGGAGTTATTCCCCACAGCCACACCACCGCCGCCATCGGCGACGTCGACCATCCCAAGCGATCGCCAGACCGACAGCTCCAAAGCATCCACACCGAGTTCGAGCACTGTCGGCACACCGAAAATGAGTCGTAAGAAGCGTCCCGCGCCGGCGCCACCAAAGCCCGCGCGCCTTGATCCCAGTTTGCTGCCCACAGAATCGCCCGCAGCACAGCATACAAACGGTACGGCGCCAAAAAACTCGCTTAATTACCCTCTGCAAAGTGAAACATCCGACTCGAAGCTATCCGACGAAGAGAAAGCATTGTTGGAGGGTAACAAACAGTTGTCCATGGACAGCATGAAGTTGATGACGACAGCCAACGATGATGAGCTGAGCAGCCAGGCCAGTCGGCGCAGCTCACGTCGTATCATACCGTTAGATGCCAGTCTATTGCTGGACGATGATGAACACTTGGACGCGGACGCTAACGCCGATGGCGACGGCAAGTGTGATGATGCGAAACAGAAGCAACAGCTATTGCGTTATAGCGAGCAAGAGGAGACGAATGTCGTGTATCGGCGTGTCATTGTGCCGCCCTGCCTAGAGACGCCGACACGCGAGTCCAACTCGCTGCTCGATGGCGGGCTGCACGATCGCCAATTGGAGAAGTTGAAGGACAATAAAGAGGCGCAGAATCGCAATCGGCAATCACAAATTTCCGCTTCTTCAGGCGCAGAAGACTGCGACATCACCACGACGCCATATAACAAATCAGCGCACGGCAAGTGGAAGCGTCGTAAGGGACCAGCGCCAGCATTGCCCATACCGCCGCGCAAGGTGTTGCAAATGTTGCCGCTGCAAGAGATTCGCCACGAATTGGACATAATCGAAGTGCAGCAACAGGGTCTGGAGAAGCAAGGTGTTATTTTGGAGAAAATGATACGCGATCGTTGCGAGGGACAAAATGGTGAACTCTTGGGCGCCAACAGCACAGCGGAAGATGCGCCAGACGGCAAGAAAACAAGCACAAGTGGCGGGGAGGGTGTGCAGAACTCGAAGGAGGTCGAGGATCTCATACTGCAATTGTTCGAGTTGGTTAACGAGAAGAACGAACTGTTTCGTCGGCAAGCCGAACTCATGTACCT CCGCCGCCAACATCGTTTGGAGCAGGAGCAAGCCGATTTGGAATATGAAATACGCGTGCTGATGGCGCAACCGGAACGCAATAAGACGGATTCGGATAAAGCGCGTGAAGAAACGCTCATAGCACGCTTAGTAGAGGTGGTGCAGTTGCGTAATGAGGTCGTGGAATGTCTGGAAATGGATCGACTGCGCGAAGCCGAAGAAGATTTG AGTATTAAACAACGTTTAGAATTGCATACCGCGCAGCGTGAAGAAGACACCGATTCGCGGAAGATCACATCCAAACTTTCCAAAAAGGAAAAGAAGAAACAGAAGGAGTCGAAAAAGCTGAGCAAAAGCAAGAAAATCGATGCGGACAAG GATGCTGATGAATCCGAACTAAATATGGATAAACAgaaattgaagaagaagaagaagaaatttctCTTTTAA